Proteins encoded together in one Quercus lobata isolate SW786 chromosome 3, ValleyOak3.0 Primary Assembly, whole genome shotgun sequence window:
- the LOC115980157 gene encoding TMV resistance protein N-like, protein MALVTYKGASSSSFTHQLKKFDVFLSFRGEDTRFGFISHLYDTLRLRGIHTFIDDKLPRGEEISTELLKTIENSMMSIIVFSENYASSTWCLDELAKIVECKKNDQLVRPVFYKVDPSEIRNQNGKFGEALAKHEGKLKDSKKVERWRKALHETANISGWHYKHRCNEFKFIQGIVEEISNSKFNRTPLFVARYPVGINYRVKTIILDIESNDGHIIGIYGPGGIGKTTIAKAIFNRICDHFDGFCYLENLRERSRTDASVIELQEALLFEILRDTNLKVGNKSRGINMIKERLSFMRILLVLDDVDKWIQIENLLGGCDWFASGSKIIITTRDKHLATLANCCSTYSVKELDQDEALELFSMHAFQSNKPKDDYLELANRVIQYAKGFPLALVIIGADLYGRTKLEWRSAIEKYERIPNEEIKKILEISYEGLDKTEKDIFLDIACFFEGFPKEYVIDILGAYNLYPIYGIRRLIDKCLITVGQYDKLLMHDLLRQMGRDIVQRESPDFPGERSRLWCYEDVHKVLIQNTGSEKIRSIMICSPEASKMKLEPKCFKKMKNLKFLMVSNVDICRGLKYLPKELRVLDWSGFPLSSLPSNFDPQKLIALNMPESRVTLDKLFKRIQCKNLTYMNFNSNQYIRELPDLLSATPNVKKLDLRHCTKLVKIHDSIGYLDKLESWDLWGCNELQILPSCITMKSLKYLYLFYCKRVKRFPDIPQELENLKYLSLGQTAIREIPPSIGNLIGLERLDIGSSFYSCHLPSSIYKLQQLRKLLLYGDVQFPKCVGIGRQATTCNSYGCFSKYCFPKLNFLKKLTSCFTHSEKCLLSGSKDLNLKEAIIRFNRLNWLLIQDSRFLKKIPKLPENIRQVNTRNCISLNSESLRKSILQFGRNLRLSPNMKCSGVKNKVLMDSHSHRKLSNQIDCSSRVSLSKLNAIDNEYFPTLDAYLVDYGERYEISVPGKKIPNWINHQSIESSISFWVGPELPSIAVCVALHLIPLKDSYANNDKYGSLRDDIIGCVCDIHISTDSRKQRRLVSGGFRSLKCDHLWFYGEPHSRLQRNFGDLMQGDRNHVEISCKITRWVSTTRKYAPVIARMGVHVECICPPQNSVIIQHNSQNVDDDTELLAPLLSQNGSTDGLRRRRPFKLL, encoded by the exons ATGGCTCTTGTGACCTACAAAGGagcctcatcttcttctttcaccCACCAACTGAAGAAGTTTGATGTCTTCTTGAGTTTTAGAGGTGAAGATACTCGTTTTGGTTTTATAAGCCATTTGTATGACACTTTGCGTTTGAGGGGTATTCACACCTTCATTGATGATAAGCTTCCAAGAGGAGAAGAAATTTCTACAGAGCTTCTCAAAACCATTGAGAACTCAATGATGTCAATAATTGTATTTTCTGAAAACTATGCATCTTCCACTTGGTGTTTGGATGAGCTTGCCAAGATTGTTGAGTGTAAAAAGAATGACCAATTGGTGCGACCGGTTTTTTACAAGGTGGATCCATCTGAAATTCGTAACCAAAATGGAAAGTTCGGAGAAGCCCTAGCTAAACATGAAGGAAAACTTAAGGATAGCAAGAAAGTAGAAAGATGGAGAAAAGCTCTCCATGAAACCGCTAACATATCTGGTTGGCATTACAAGCATAG ATGCAATGAGTTCAAATTTATCCAAGGAATTGTTGAAGAGatctcaaattctaaatttaatCGCACACCACTATTTGTTGCTCGATACCCTGTTGGAATAAATTATCGTGTAAagaccattattttagatattgAGTCAAATGATGGTCATATAATAGGTATCTATGGCCCTGGTGGAATAGGTAAGACAACAATCGCAAAAGctatttttaatagaatttgtgATCATTTTGATGGATTTTGTTATCTAGAAAATTTAAGAGAAAGATCGAGGACAGATGCTAGTGTAATCGAACTACAAGAGGCACTTCTTTTTGAGATCTTAAGGGACACAAATTTAAAGGTGGGTAACAAATCTAGGGGAATCAATATGATAAAGGAAAGACTTTCATTTATGAGGATCCTTTTagttcttgatgatgtggataAATGGATCCAAATAGAAAATTTGCTTGGAGGATGTGATTGGTTTGCCTCTGGAAGCAAAATCATTATAACAACAAGAGACAAACACTTGGCTACTCTTGCAAATTGTTGTTCAACCTACTCGGTTAAGGAATTAGATCAAGATGAAGCTCTTGAACTTTTTAGTATGCACGCCTTCCAAAGCAACAAACCCAAAGATGATTATTTGGAACTTGCAAATAGAGTTATACAATATGCCAAGGGATTTCCATTGGCTCTAGTAATAATTGGTGCTGATTTGTATGGAAGAACTAAACTTGAATGGAGAAGTGCAATAGAAAAGTATGAAAGAATTCCTAATgaagaaatcaaaaaaatactCGAAATAAGTTATGAAGGATTGgataaaactgaaaaagataTTTTCCTCGATATTGCATGCTTCTTTGAGGGATTTCCTAAGGAGTATGTCATTGATATACTGGGTGCTTACAATTTATATCCAATTTATGGAATTCGAAGACTTATCGATAAGTGCCTAATAACCGTTGGTCAATATGATAAATTGTTGATGCATGACTTGCTACGACAAATGGGTAGAGACATTGTTCAACGAGAATCACCAGACTTTCCTGGAGAGCGTAGTAGGCTATGGTGTTATGAGGATGTTCATAAAGTACTAATACAAAATACG GGATCGGAAAAAATTCGTAGCATAATGATATGCTCACCTGAAGCATCAAAGATGAAGTTAGAACCTAAATGTTTTAAGAAGATGAAAAATCTCAAGTTCCTTATGGTTAGTAATGTAGATATTTGTAGAGGTCTCAAATATCTTCCTAAGGAATTAAGGGTTCTTGATTGGTCCGGATTTCCTTTGTCTTCCTTACCATCCAATTTTGATCCGCAAAAACTCATTGCACTCAACATGCCAGAAAGTCGGGTTACATTGGACAAGCTTTTCAAG aggatacaatgcaAGAACTTGACATATATGAATTTCAATTCCAATCAATACATTAGGGAATTACCCGACTTATTGAGTGCCACCCCAAATGTAAAGAAATTGGATCTTCGTCACTGTACAAAATTAGTCAAGATTCATGACTCTATTGGATATCTTGATAAGCTTGAAAGCTGGGACCTCTGGGGTTGTAATGAACTTCAAATTCTTCCAAGTTGTATCACAATGAAatctcttaaatatttatatcttttttattgCAAAAGGGTTAAGAGGTTCCCTGATATTCCACAAGAACTGGAAAATTTAAAGTATCTAAGTCTGGGACAAACTGCCATTAGAGAGATTCCTCCATCAATTGGGAATCTCATTGGGCTTGAGCGATTAGATATAGGTTCCTCTTTCTATTCGTGTCATCTTCCAAGTAGCATCTATAAATTGCAACAACTTCGCAAACTCTTGCTTTATGGTGATGTCCAATTTCCAAAGTGCGTGGGGATTGGTAGACAAGCAACAACGTGCAATTCTTACGGTTGCTtttcaaaatattgttttccaaagttgaattttctaaaaaagtTGACTTCTTGCTTCACCCACTCAGAGAAATGTTTATTATCGGGGAGCAAAGATTTGAACCTCAAAGAAGCCATTATCAGATTCAATAGATTAAATTGGCTTCTAATTCAGGATTCTAGGTTCcttaagaaaattccaaagctTCCAGAAAATATAAGACAAGTAAATACACGAAACTGCATCTCGTTGAATTCAGAATCATTAAGAAAATCAATCCTTCAG TTTGGAAGAAATTTAAGGCTTTCACCAAATATGAAATGTTCAGGTGTGAAAAACAAAGTATTAATGGATTCGCATTCACATCGCAAATTATCGAATCAGATTGATTGCTCTTCCCGGGTCTCCCTCTCCAAGCTCAACGCAATTGACAATGAGTACTTTCCCACTCTAGATGCGTATCTGGTTGATTATGGAGAGAGATATGAAATTTCAGTACCAGGAAAGAAGATTCCAAATTGGATCAATCATCAAAGCATTGAAAGTTCCATATCATTCTGGGTTGGTCCTGAGCTTCCATCAATTGCTGTTTGTGTTGCTCTTCATCTAATTCCGTTGAAGGACAGTTATGCTAATAATGATAAGTATGGTTCTCTTCGTGATGACATAATCGGTTGTGTTTGCGATATCCACATTTCTACCGATAGTCGTAAGCAACGTCGCTTGGTTTCGGGGGGTTTTCGTTCTTTGAAGTGTGATCATCTATGGTTTTACGGTGAACCTCACAGCCGATTACAGAGGAATTTCGGAGACTTGATGCAAGGTGATCGGAATCATGTTGAGATTTCATGTAAAATCACTCGTTGGGTAAGTACAACTAGAAAATACGCTCCTGTGATTGCAAGGATGGGTGTGCATGTGGAATGCATATGTCCTCCTCAGAATTCCGTTATCATCCAACACAATTCTCAAAATGTTGATGACGACACAGAGCTGCTCGCACCTTTACTATCTCAAAATGGTTCAACAGATGGACTCAGACGTAGGAGACCCTTCAAGCTCCTCTAG